A genomic segment from Streptomyces sp. NBC_01233 encodes:
- a CDS encoding L,D-transpeptidase — translation MTRRAGAGLAAVAAWAGLLGGLAGCTQDGKSPVEIQLPGKPRSPDEAIRITPDDNAKGVQGDARLTVTVPEGRLERVVVTKVEDAQEEEVPGSIAADGLSWSPDPASGRLALAAKYTVDAVALDGHNRRQARHTTFTTYVPEERFIGYFKPENRSTVGTGMIVSFKFNRPIERRAEVERAITVTSDPAVQVIGHWFGRERLDFRPREYWKAGTKVTVKMDLRDVEGAPGSYGIQSKTVTFTVGRSQISRVDAAAHTMEVRRDGELLSTVPVSAGAPKTTTYNGKMVVMELFDVTRMNGQTVGFGGEYDIPDVPHAMRLTSSGTFLHGNYWSSPDTFGTTNVSHGCVGLRDDKGGGSDTPAGWFFDRTLIGDVVEVVNSQDKTVAADNGLGGWNMSWADWVAGSAIV, via the coding sequence CTGACGAGGCGGGCAGGGGCGGGCTTGGCCGCCGTGGCGGCATGGGCGGGCCTGCTGGGCGGGCTGGCCGGATGCACCCAGGACGGCAAGTCGCCGGTCGAGATCCAGCTGCCCGGCAAACCCCGCTCGCCGGACGAGGCCATCCGGATCACCCCCGACGACAACGCCAAGGGGGTCCAGGGCGACGCGCGGCTGACGGTCACCGTGCCGGAGGGCCGGCTGGAGCGGGTCGTCGTCACCAAGGTGGAGGACGCGCAGGAGGAGGAGGTCCCCGGCTCCATCGCCGCCGACGGGCTCAGCTGGAGCCCCGACCCGGCCTCCGGCCGGCTCGCACTCGCGGCCAAGTACACCGTGGACGCCGTCGCCCTCGACGGGCACAACCGCCGCCAGGCCCGGCACACCACCTTCACCACCTACGTTCCCGAGGAGCGGTTCATCGGCTACTTCAAGCCCGAGAACCGCTCCACCGTCGGCACCGGCATGATCGTCTCCTTCAAGTTCAACCGCCCGATCGAACGCCGTGCGGAGGTGGAACGGGCCATCACCGTCACCTCCGACCCGGCCGTGCAGGTCATCGGCCACTGGTTCGGCCGCGAGCGGCTCGACTTCCGGCCCAGGGAGTACTGGAAGGCCGGCACCAAGGTCACCGTGAAGATGGACCTGCGCGACGTTGAGGGCGCGCCCGGTTCGTACGGCATCCAGTCCAAGACCGTCACCTTCACCGTCGGCCGCTCCCAGATCTCCCGGGTGGACGCGGCCGCGCACACCATGGAGGTCCGCCGGGACGGGGAGCTGCTGTCGACCGTGCCCGTCAGCGCCGGGGCGCCCAAGACCACCACGTACAACGGGAAGATGGTGGTGATGGAGCTCTTCGACGTCACCCGCATGAACGGCCAGACCGTCGGCTTCGGCGGCGAGTACGACATCCCCGACGTCCCGCACGCCATGCGGCTCACCTCCTCCGGGACCTTCCTGCACGGGAACTACTGGTCCAGCCCCGACACCTTCGGCACCACCAACGTGAGTCACGGCTGCGTGGGCCTGCGCGACGACAAGGGCGGCGGCTCCGACACCCCGGCCGGCTGGTTCTTCGACCGGACCCTGATCGGGGACGTGGTGGAGGTCGTCAACTCGCAGGACAAGACGGTCGCCGCCGACAACGGGCTGGGCGGCTGGAACATGTCCTGGGCGGACTGGGTCGCCGGTTCCGCCATCGTCTGA
- a CDS encoding MSCRAMM family protein: MTAWTTRAWPIGLAAAVVIGAAAPARAAPPAAAAGTARVVLRSTDPDTGAPLSGARFELWRETNDLAGPQRTGQAPDERQDGVCVTDAKGTCTVELATGEAYYWVQIAVPAGYERPDEPFTGFNLGEAAARDGLVVNVANRREGAAYSGAIRVRTKDGKTRSPLPGAVFELWKETNGTARLQTGGVDADQRARPGCATDADGTCDFGRLADGPYFLVETDVAEGYVLPEDPVTGPLLLDGTVGRRLVVTFHNKRHERIPAVDEPEGKQDDGRRARDARTGAPVE; encoded by the coding sequence ATGACAGCCTGGACGACGAGGGCGTGGCCGATCGGACTCGCCGCCGCGGTGGTGATCGGCGCGGCGGCGCCGGCCCGTGCCGCGCCGCCCGCTGCGGCGGCCGGCACCGCCCGGGTGGTGCTGCGCAGCACGGACCCGGACACCGGAGCGCCCCTGTCCGGGGCCCGGTTCGAGCTGTGGCGCGAGACCAACGACCTGGCGGGGCCACAGCGCACCGGTCAGGCCCCGGACGAACGGCAGGACGGCGTCTGCGTGACCGACGCGAAGGGCACCTGCACGGTGGAGCTCGCGACCGGCGAGGCGTACTACTGGGTGCAGATCGCGGTCCCCGCCGGCTACGAGCGGCCGGACGAACCGTTCACCGGCTTCAACCTGGGTGAGGCCGCCGCCAGGGACGGGCTCGTCGTCAACGTCGCGAACCGGCGGGAGGGTGCTGCGTACAGCGGCGCGATCCGGGTCCGGACGAAGGACGGCAAGACCCGTTCGCCGCTGCCCGGCGCGGTGTTCGAGCTCTGGAAGGAGACCAACGGCACCGCCCGCCTCCAGACCGGGGGCGTCGACGCCGACCAGCGGGCGAGGCCGGGCTGCGCCACCGACGCCGACGGCACCTGCGACTTCGGCAGGCTCGCCGACGGCCCGTACTTCCTGGTGGAGACGGACGTCGCCGAGGGCTACGTGCTGCCGGAGGACCCGGTGACCGGCCCCCTGCTGCTGGACGGGACGGTCGGCCGGCGGCTCGTGGTCACCTTCCACAACAAGCGCCACGAGCGGATCCCCGCCGTGGACGAGCCCGAGGGCAAGCAGGACGACGGCCGCCGGGCCCGGGACGCGCGCACCGGTGCGCCGGTGGAGTGA
- a CDS encoding L,D-transpeptidase family protein, with protein sequence MAGRQGTGPTVRVAALGALLALAGLHPSQAAAAPAEPESACVAGTGPYQRELENHLGRPVDGVQSSADCHAVRAFQRANGVTPAHGYPGLSTYRTMLVVTARPDPNAAGDCPVREHRVTCVDMDRQLLWVQRGDKVVLPPVPIRTGRDYQETRPGWHEVYWRSKDHVSSLYGSPMPYAQFFDGGQALHGTPGSLYGGGGSAGCVNLTEPDAERLWGLLTEGDAVYVWGTKPGTED encoded by the coding sequence ATGGCCGGACGTCAGGGGACAGGTCCGACAGTACGCGTGGCCGCACTCGGCGCCCTGCTCGCACTGGCGGGCCTGCATCCGTCCCAGGCTGCGGCCGCCCCGGCGGAACCGGAGAGCGCGTGCGTGGCGGGCACCGGCCCCTACCAACGGGAGCTGGAGAACCACCTGGGCCGGCCGGTCGACGGGGTGCAGTCCTCGGCGGACTGCCACGCCGTCCGCGCCTTCCAGCGCGCGAACGGCGTCACTCCCGCCCACGGCTACCCGGGCCTGTCCACCTACCGCACGATGCTCGTCGTGACCGCCCGTCCCGACCCCAACGCCGCGGGCGACTGCCCCGTCCGCGAACACCGCGTCACCTGTGTCGACATGGACCGTCAGCTGCTGTGGGTGCAGAGGGGCGACAAGGTCGTCCTCCCGCCCGTGCCCATCCGCACCGGCCGCGACTACCAGGAGACCCGGCCCGGCTGGCACGAGGTGTACTGGCGCAGCAAGGACCACGTTTCCTCGCTGTACGGCTCACCCATGCCGTACGCCCAGTTCTTCGACGGGGGCCAGGCGCTGCACGGCACGCCGGGCTCCCTTTACGGAGGCGGTGGTTCCGCCGGCTGCGTCAACCTCACCGAGCCGGACGCGGAGCGCCTCTGGGGCCTGCTCACCGAGGGCGACGCCGTCTACGTCTGGGGCACCAAACCCGGCACCGAGGACTGA
- a CDS encoding L,D-transpeptidase, translating to MGRTRVNLQPIRGRARTGLPALLLGAALLFTTACSGGGGSNSSGSGGDNAGGGAKNGTEASKAVVSVKPDDGAKEVATSGVLKISSTGGKLTTVTVADTKGNAVEGKLTDDGANWEPARHLASATEYKVHAVAKDEAGRESAKDTTFTTLTPTNTFVGHYTPEDGATVGVGMPVSINFTRGITNPEAVEKAITVTAEPAVPVEGHWFGNDRLDFRPEKYWAAGTKVTVKLALDGVEGRPGVYGKQTRTVTFTVGRSQVSTVDASEKEMQVVRDGQVIKTLPITAGAPSTTTYNGQMVISEKYKVTRMNGATVGFGGEYDISDVPHAMRLSQSGTFVHGNYWASAGTFGSANVSHGCVGLKDVRGAGDDNQPAAWFFNESLIGDVVVVKNSKDKQIAPDNGLNGWNMDWAEWIK from the coding sequence ATGGGGAGAACAAGAGTGAACCTGCAGCCGATACGCGGCCGCGCCCGCACCGGCCTGCCGGCCCTTCTGCTGGGGGCGGCCCTGCTGTTCACCACCGCGTGCAGCGGTGGTGGCGGGAGTAACAGCAGCGGCAGCGGCGGCGACAACGCCGGGGGCGGCGCCAAGAACGGGACCGAGGCGTCGAAGGCAGTCGTCAGCGTCAAGCCCGACGACGGGGCCAAGGAGGTCGCCACCAGCGGCGTCCTGAAGATTTCCAGCACCGGCGGCAAGCTCACCACGGTGACCGTCGCCGACACCAAGGGCAACGCGGTCGAGGGCAAGCTCACCGACGACGGGGCGAACTGGGAGCCGGCCCGTCACCTGGCCTCCGCCACCGAGTACAAGGTGCACGCGGTCGCCAAGGACGAGGCCGGCCGGGAGTCCGCCAAGGACACCACCTTCACCACCCTGACGCCGACCAACACCTTCGTGGGCCACTACACGCCCGAGGACGGCGCGACCGTCGGCGTGGGCATGCCGGTCTCGATCAACTTCACCCGTGGGATCACCAACCCCGAGGCCGTCGAGAAGGCCATCACCGTGACCGCCGAGCCGGCCGTGCCGGTCGAGGGCCACTGGTTCGGCAACGACCGCCTGGACTTCCGCCCCGAGAAGTACTGGGCCGCGGGCACCAAGGTCACCGTGAAGCTCGCCCTCGACGGAGTCGAAGGCCGCCCGGGCGTCTACGGCAAGCAGACCCGTACGGTCACCTTCACCGTCGGCCGCTCCCAGGTCTCCACGGTGGACGCGAGCGAGAAGGAGATGCAGGTCGTCCGTGACGGCCAGGTCATCAAGACCCTCCCGATCACCGCGGGCGCCCCGTCGACCACCACCTACAACGGGCAGATGGTCATCAGCGAGAAGTACAAGGTCACGCGGATGAACGGCGCGACCGTGGGCTTCGGCGGCGAGTACGATATCTCCGACGTCCCGCACGCGATGCGCCTGTCGCAGTCGGGCACCTTCGTCCACGGCAACTACTGGGCCTCCGCGGGCACCTTCGGCTCGGCGAACGTCAGCCACGGCTGCGTCGGCCTCAAGGACGTCCGCGGCGCCGGCGACGACAACCAGCCCGCCGCCTGGTTCTTCAACGAGTCCCTGATCGGCGACGTGGTCGTCGTGAAGAACTCCAAGGACAAGCAGATCGCCCCGGACAACGGCCTCAACGGCTGGAACATGGACTGGGCGGAGTGGATCAAGTAA
- a CDS encoding enoyl-CoA hydratase/isomerase family protein, with protein MTLSLEVSEGVGTIRLDRPPMNALDIATQDRLRELAVEATDRADVRAVIIYGGEKVFAAGADIKEMQTMDHAAMVARSRALQDAFTAVARIPKPVVAAITGYALGGGCELALCADYRIAADNAKLGQPEILLGLIPGAGGTQRLSRLVGPSKAKDLIFTGRMVKADEALTLGLVDRVVPAAEVYEQAHAWAAKLAQGPAMALRAAKECVDVGLEADIDTGLTIERNWFAGLFATEDRERGMRSFVEEGPGKAKFV; from the coding sequence ATGACCCTCTCTCTCGAAGTCTCCGAAGGCGTCGGCACCATCCGCCTGGACCGGCCGCCCATGAACGCCCTGGACATCGCCACCCAGGACCGGCTGCGCGAGCTCGCGGTGGAGGCGACCGACCGGGCCGACGTCCGCGCGGTCATCATCTACGGCGGCGAGAAGGTGTTCGCGGCGGGCGCGGACATCAAGGAGATGCAGACGATGGACCACGCGGCGATGGTCGCCCGGTCCCGCGCGCTCCAGGACGCCTTCACCGCCGTCGCCCGCATCCCCAAGCCGGTCGTCGCTGCCATCACCGGCTATGCGCTGGGCGGTGGTTGCGAGCTCGCGTTGTGCGCCGACTACCGGATCGCCGCGGACAACGCGAAGCTCGGCCAGCCCGAGATCCTGCTCGGCCTGATCCCGGGCGCGGGCGGCACCCAGCGGCTGTCCCGGCTGGTCGGCCCGTCCAAGGCCAAGGACCTGATCTTCACCGGACGCATGGTGAAGGCCGACGAGGCGCTCACCCTGGGCCTGGTCGACCGGGTCGTGCCCGCCGCCGAGGTGTACGAGCAGGCGCACGCCTGGGCCGCCAAGCTGGCACAGGGGCCGGCGATGGCGCTGCGCGCCGCCAAGGAGTGCGTGGATGTCGGCCTGGAGGCGGACATCGACACCGGTCTCACCATCGAACGCAACTGGTTCGCGGGCCTGTTCGCCACCGAGGACCGCGAGCGCGGCATGCGCAGCTTCGTCGAAGAGGGCCCGGGCAAGGCGAAGTTCGTCTGA
- a CDS encoding ATP-binding protein: MAGLEGVEQPRQRGSASAVRLTAAPEDEQGLKALESYGNPAEAEVTLPSMPESASTARRLTQCVVVRLWGLSPQIAEHAVLLVSELVGNAVRHTGARSFGLRMLRRRGWIRVEVRDPSRGLPCLMPVHELDTTGRGLFLVDKLSDRWGADLLPRGKITWFEMRVADRQNA, translated from the coding sequence ATGGCGGGCCTGGAGGGTGTGGAACAGCCGCGGCAGCGCGGCAGCGCTTCGGCGGTACGGCTCACGGCGGCTCCCGAGGACGAACAGGGCCTCAAGGCGCTCGAGTCGTACGGGAATCCGGCCGAGGCGGAAGTGACGCTGCCGTCCATGCCGGAGTCGGCGAGCACGGCGCGCCGGCTCACCCAGTGCGTGGTGGTCCGCCTCTGGGGTCTCTCGCCGCAGATCGCCGAACACGCCGTCCTGCTGGTCTCGGAGCTCGTCGGCAACGCGGTGCGGCACACCGGCGCCCGCTCCTTCGGTTTACGCATGCTGCGCCGCCGCGGCTGGATCCGGGTGGAGGTGCGCGATCCCTCGCGCGGGCTGCCCTGTCTGATGCCGGTCCACGAACTCGACACCACGGGCCGCGGCCTCTTCCTCGTCGACAAGCTGTCCGACCGCTGGGGCGCCGACCTGCTGCCGCGCGGCAAGATCACCTGGTTCGAGATGCGGGTCGCCGACCGCCAGAACGCCTGA
- a CDS encoding polysaccharide deacetylase family protein — translation MLSHPGRRAALRGALRAAGLGAAGAAVAGLTAACGPGRPATASSAPPPGPARPDRPAKAAAAPRRFAGQPVEIGHGPRDRPGVALTFHGNGDPAIAKAVLAEAERGGARVTVLAIGSWLDAHPDMARRVLDGGHELGNHTQRHLAVNDLPEAEAYAEITGCAQRLKRLTGSIGTWFRPSQTQYATPLVQKLAQRAGYPHVLSYDVDSLDFTSPGAAAVIRTVTGTIQGGSVVSLHFGYADTVDAMPPLLEELARRKLRAVTTTELLTQ, via the coding sequence GTGCTCTCACATCCAGGCCGCCGCGCGGCCCTGCGCGGGGCCCTGCGTGCGGCCGGTCTCGGAGCGGCCGGCGCCGCGGTGGCGGGCCTGACCGCCGCCTGCGGACCGGGCCGCCCCGCCACCGCGTCCTCCGCTCCGCCCCCCGGCCCCGCCAGGCCGGACCGGCCCGCCAAGGCGGCCGCCGCCCCGCGCCGGTTCGCCGGGCAGCCCGTGGAGATCGGCCACGGCCCGCGCGACCGCCCCGGGGTAGCCCTCACCTTCCACGGCAACGGCGACCCCGCCATCGCCAAAGCGGTCCTGGCCGAGGCCGAACGCGGGGGCGCGCGGGTCACCGTACTGGCGATCGGCAGCTGGCTCGACGCCCACCCGGACATGGCCCGCCGCGTCCTCGACGGCGGCCACGAGCTCGGCAACCACACCCAGCGCCACCTCGCGGTCAACGACCTCCCCGAGGCCGAGGCCTACGCCGAGATCACCGGCTGCGCCCAGCGGCTCAAGCGGCTCACCGGCTCCATCGGCACCTGGTTCCGGCCCTCCCAGACGCAGTACGCGACCCCGCTCGTCCAGAAACTGGCCCAGCGGGCCGGCTATCCGCACGTCCTCTCGTACGACGTGGACTCCCTCGACTTCACCTCGCCCGGCGCCGCGGCCGTCATCCGCACCGTCACCGGGACGATCCAAGGCGGATCGGTGGTGAGCCTGCACTTCGGCTACGCGGACACGGTCGACGCGATGCCTCCCCTCCTCGAAGAACTCGCGCGCCGCAAGCTGCGCGCGGTGACCACCACGGAGCTGCTGACCCAATGA
- a CDS encoding YncE family protein: MTTTRLPRKVTVLLAGLVLAALAGCGAAEKGPAEALGTKGPAKPVKAVPALPPGLPGMPPVLDPKDVYAADRPNKLSPVVKDFPSRVYVPNTNSNTVSVIDPVTYQVIDTIPVGVQPQHVVPSWDMKTLWVNNNRGHTLTPINPATGEAGKPVEVHDPYNLYFTPNGKYAIVMASMDKELVFRDPHTMDRVKTVPVTCYGVNHADFSADGRYFIVSCEFSGELLKVDTERMEVIGQQKLPFEGAMPQDVKISPDGKTFYVADMMAHGMWVLSGDTFETPKLLPTGKGCHGLYVSRDSKEMYVSNRGEGTISVFNFPENRLTKKWTLPDGGSPDMGGVSADGKVLWLSGRYNSEVYAIDTVTGKQLARIPVGGGPHGLAVYPQPGRYSLGHTGIFR, translated from the coding sequence ATGACGACCACCCGCCTTCCCCGGAAGGTCACCGTGCTGCTGGCCGGTCTGGTCCTCGCCGCCCTGGCCGGCTGCGGAGCAGCCGAAAAGGGGCCTGCCGAGGCGCTCGGCACCAAGGGCCCGGCCAAGCCCGTCAAGGCCGTCCCGGCCCTCCCTCCCGGCCTGCCCGGCATGCCTCCGGTCCTCGATCCGAAGGACGTCTACGCCGCGGACCGGCCGAACAAGCTCTCCCCGGTGGTCAAGGACTTCCCGTCGCGCGTCTACGTGCCGAACACCAACTCCAACACGGTGTCCGTCATCGACCCGGTGACCTACCAGGTCATCGACACCATCCCGGTCGGCGTCCAGCCCCAGCACGTGGTGCCCTCCTGGGACATGAAGACCCTGTGGGTCAACAACAACCGCGGCCACACGCTCACCCCCATCAACCCGGCCACCGGCGAGGCCGGAAAGCCGGTCGAGGTGCACGACCCGTACAACCTGTACTTCACGCCGAACGGCAAGTACGCGATCGTCATGGCCTCGATGGACAAGGAGCTCGTCTTCCGCGATCCGCACACGATGGACCGCGTGAAGACCGTCCCGGTGACCTGCTACGGCGTCAACCACGCGGACTTCTCCGCCGACGGCCGCTACTTCATCGTGAGCTGCGAGTTCTCCGGCGAACTCCTCAAGGTCGACACCGAGCGGATGGAGGTCATCGGCCAGCAGAAACTGCCGTTCGAGGGCGCGATGCCGCAGGACGTCAAGATCTCGCCGGACGGGAAGACCTTCTACGTCGCCGACATGATGGCGCACGGCATGTGGGTGCTCAGCGGCGACACCTTCGAGACCCCCAAGCTGCTGCCCACCGGCAAGGGCTGCCACGGCCTGTACGTGAGCCGCGACTCCAAGGAGATGTACGTCTCCAACCGCGGCGAGGGCACGATCTCGGTCTTCAACTTCCCCGAGAACAGGCTCACCAAGAAGTGGACGCTGCCGGACGGCGGCAGCCCCGACATGGGCGGGGTCTCGGCCGACGGCAAGGTGCTGTGGCTGTCGGGCCGCTACAACTCCGAGGTGTACGCGATCGACACCGTGACCGGCAAGCAGCTCGCCCGCATCCCGGTCGGCGGCGGCCCGCACGGGCTCGCGGTCTACCCGCAGCCCGGCCGTTACTCGCTCGGCCACACCGGGATCTTCCGGTAG
- a CDS encoding cytochrome P450, which translates to MSSYALAKQVLEDERFSLKDTANAGVPRPYALTIPPEVVDTMGDINSAGLRNAVMKALHPRRKGLQDLLRAKAGRLIDRIVADGGPADLRAGFADPFSAALHCQVPGVPFEDPRRLMSGLDVAFMTAREPFADSALNWYKDVGYFAEQLGVRLGLAPEERTGLLGRFAGLKEADPESAHLTDDMFATVAVSLFGAGAVSTSAFLTLAVLALLQRPELIGYLREHPERTGKAVDELLRWNLSVGDGLPRIALADVRVGDVPVKEGELVLVLLEGANFDPEAFEHPDELDLECESPNAHPAFGAGRHFCPASAPGRAHAEIALEVLVERLPGLRLAVPAENLVWCTDFIKRPPERLPVAW; encoded by the coding sequence GTGAGCAGCTACGCGCTGGCCAAGCAGGTGCTGGAGGACGAGCGCTTCAGCCTCAAGGACACGGCGAACGCCGGGGTCCCGCGCCCGTACGCGCTGACGATCCCGCCCGAGGTCGTCGACACCATGGGCGACATCAACAGCGCCGGCCTGCGCAACGCCGTGATGAAGGCGCTCCATCCGCGCCGGAAGGGGCTGCAGGACCTGCTGCGGGCCAAGGCCGGCCGGCTCATCGACCGGATCGTGGCCGACGGCGGCCCGGCCGACCTCCGGGCGGGGTTCGCCGACCCCTTCTCGGCGGCCCTGCACTGCCAGGTGCCCGGGGTGCCCTTCGAGGACCCACGCCGGCTGATGTCGGGGCTGGACGTCGCGTTCATGACCGCGCGCGAGCCGTTCGCCGACTCGGCCCTCAACTGGTATAAGGACGTGGGCTACTTCGCCGAGCAGCTGGGCGTCCGGCTCGGCCTGGCCCCCGAGGAGCGTACGGGGCTCCTCGGGAGGTTCGCCGGGCTGAAGGAGGCGGACCCGGAGTCGGCCCATCTGACCGACGACATGTTCGCGACGGTCGCCGTCTCGCTCTTCGGCGCGGGCGCGGTCTCCACCTCGGCGTTCCTCACCCTCGCGGTCCTGGCGCTGCTCCAGAGGCCCGAGCTGATCGGGTACCTGCGCGAGCACCCGGAGCGGACGGGCAAGGCGGTCGACGAGCTGCTGCGCTGGAACCTGTCCGTCGGCGACGGCCTGCCGCGCATCGCCCTGGCGGACGTCCGGGTCGGCGACGTGCCGGTGAAGGAGGGCGAGCTCGTCCTCGTCCTCCTGGAGGGGGCCAACTTCGACCCGGAGGCCTTCGAGCACCCGGACGAGCTGGACCTGGAGTGCGAGAGCCCGAACGCCCATCCCGCCTTCGGCGCCGGGCGCCACTTCTGCCCTGCCTCCGCGCCGGGCCGGGCACACGCCGAGATCGCGCTGGAGGTGCTGGTCGAGCGGCTGCCCGGGCTGCGCCTCGCGGTGCCCGCCGAGAACCTCGTCTGGTGCACGGACTTCATCAAGCGGCCTCCGGAGCGCCTTCCGGTCGCCTGGTAG
- a CDS encoding EF-hand domain-containing protein: protein MADIENARTTFGKFDVNGDGFVTADEFKAAMAAMGDPFVTGPVADAVIAAKDANGDGLLSFDEFWVSLNK from the coding sequence GTGGCGGACATCGAGAACGCACGGACGACGTTCGGCAAGTTCGACGTGAACGGCGACGGCTTCGTCACGGCCGACGAGTTCAAGGCGGCCATGGCGGCCATGGGCGACCCGTTCGTCACCGGCCCGGTCGCGGACGCCGTGATCGCCGCCAAGGACGCGAACGGCGACGGCCTGCTGAGCTTCGACGAGTTCTGGGTCTCCCTGAACAAGTAG
- a CDS encoding PadR family transcriptional regulator yields the protein MSLPHAILTALLEKPSSGLELTRRFDKSIGYFWSATHQQIYRELGRLEEAGLIRALPSEVPVRGQKKEYEVLPGGSAELARWVGESQDPKPMRDPLLLRIRAAGVVGPQGLGPELRRHLDLHRRQLAQYEAIEEKDFPPGRDAVEDRLRRLVLHGGIALETFWLTWLEEALAEVEDMSGPQA from the coding sequence ATGTCCCTCCCCCATGCCATCCTCACCGCCCTGCTCGAGAAGCCCTCGTCCGGGCTGGAGCTGACCCGGCGGTTCGACAAGTCGATCGGGTACTTCTGGTCGGCGACGCACCAGCAGATCTACCGCGAGCTCGGGCGGCTGGAGGAGGCCGGGCTGATCCGGGCGCTGCCCAGCGAGGTGCCCGTGCGGGGGCAGAAGAAGGAGTACGAGGTGCTGCCCGGCGGCAGCGCCGAGCTGGCCCGGTGGGTCGGCGAGAGCCAGGACCCGAAGCCGATGCGCGACCCGCTGCTGCTGCGGATCCGGGCGGCGGGCGTGGTGGGGCCGCAGGGGCTCGGCCCTGAGCTGCGGCGCCATCTGGATCTGCACCGGCGCCAGCTGGCGCAGTACGAGGCCATCGAGGAGAAGGACTTCCCGCCGGGGCGCGACGCCGTGGAGGACCGGCTGCGCCGGCTCGTCCTGCACGGCGGGATCGCCCTGGAGACGTTCTGGCTGACCTGGCTGGAGGAGGCCCTCGCCGAGGTCGAGGACATGTCCGGGCCGCAAGCCTGA
- a CDS encoding flavodoxin family protein, with protein sequence MAAPYGRPRLAAGPGGAQAGGVSADFEYADLTAVYVNCTLKRSPETSNTDGLIAKSRAVMEAAGARTSLIRAVDHDIATGVWPDMTEHGWESDQWPVLYSQIMDADILVLCGPIWLGDNSSVMKQVIERLYACSSLLNEQGQYAYYGRVGGALITGNEDGVKHCAMNILYSLQHLGYVIPPQADAGWIGEAGPGPSYLDPGSGGPENDFTNRNTTFMSWNLMHLAALLKRSGGVPAHGNQRSLWDAGCRFDFPNPEHR encoded by the coding sequence ATGGCCGCCCCGTACGGCCGCCCCCGGCTGGCGGCCGGGCCCGGCGGTGCGCAGGCTGGGGGAGTGTCCGCCGACTTCGAGTACGCCGACCTCACCGCCGTCTACGTGAACTGCACCCTCAAGCGCTCGCCCGAGACCAGCAACACCGACGGCCTGATCGCGAAGAGCCGCGCGGTCATGGAAGCGGCCGGCGCCCGCACCTCGCTCATCCGGGCCGTCGACCACGACATCGCGACCGGCGTCTGGCCGGACATGACCGAGCACGGCTGGGAGAGCGACCAGTGGCCGGTCCTCTACAGCCAGATCATGGACGCCGACATCCTCGTGCTGTGCGGCCCCATCTGGCTCGGCGACAACAGCTCCGTGATGAAGCAGGTCATCGAGCGGCTCTACGCCTGCTCCTCCCTGCTGAACGAGCAGGGCCAGTACGCCTATTACGGGCGGGTCGGCGGCGCGCTGATCACCGGCAACGAGGACGGCGTCAAGCACTGCGCCATGAACATCCTCTACAGCCTCCAGCACCTCGGCTACGTGATCCCGCCGCAGGCCGACGCGGGGTGGATCGGCGAGGCCGGACCCGGGCCGTCCTACCTCGACCCGGGCTCGGGCGGTCCCGAGAACGACTTCACCAACCGCAACACCACCTTCATGTCGTGGAACCTGATGCACCTGGCCGCCCTGCTCAAGCGCTCGGGAGGCGTCCCGGCCCACGGCAACCAGCGCTCGCTCTGGGACGCCGGCTGCCGCTTCGACTTCCCCAACCCCGAGCACCGCTGA